A section of the Rattus norvegicus strain BN/NHsdMcwi chromosome 15, GRCr8, whole genome shotgun sequence genome encodes:
- the LOC134482223 gene encoding mast cell protease 4-like, whose protein sequence is MQALLFLMALLLPSGAAAEEIVGGVESIPHSRPYMAHLKITTEKGYVTFCGGFLISRQFVLTAAHCNGREITVTLGAHDVSKRESTQQKIKVEKQIIHKNYNFFSNIHDIMLLKLEKHVELTHAMDVVPLPSPSDFIDPGTMCQAAGWGQTGVTDPASYTYTLREVELRIMDVEACKIFSDYDYNFQMCVGSPGRKRSPYEGDSGGPLLCAGVAHGIVSHGREDAKPPAVFTLISPYVPWINTVLSTSS, encoded by the exons ATGCAGGCCCTACTATTCCTGATGGCTCTTCTCTTGCCTTCTGGAGCTGCAGCTG AGGAGATTGTTGGTGGTGTGGAGTCTATTCCTCACTCCCGCCCTTACATGGCCCATCTGAAGATCACCACTGAGAAAGGTTATGTCACCTTCTGTGGTGGGTTTCTCATAAGCCGTCAATTTGTGCTGACTGCTGCACACTGTAATGGAAG AGAAATCACAGTCACCCTTGGAGCCCATGACGTGAGCAAGCGAGAATCCACACAGCAGAAGATAAAAGTCGAAAAGCAAATCATTCACAAAAATTACAACTTCTTTTCCAATATTCATGACATCATGTTATTGAAG CTTGAAAAACATGTTGAGTTGACTCATGCCATGGATGTAGTTCCCCTGCCTAGTCCTTCTGACTTTATAGACCCTGGGACCATGTGCCAGGCAGCTGGATGGGGGCAAACTGGAGTGACAGATCCTgcctcatatacatatacattgagAGAAGTTGAATTGAGAATCATGGATGTAGAGGCCTGTAAAATCTTTAGTGATTATGACTATAATTTCCAGATGTGTGTGGGCAGTCCTGGAAGGAAGAGATCACCATATGAG GGAGACTCCGGGGGGCCACTACTGTGTGCTGGTGTGGCCCATGGTATTGTATCTCATGGACGAGAAGATGCAAAGCCCCCTGCAGTCTTCACCCTAATCTCCCCATATGTGCCCTGGATTAATACAGTCCTAAGCACAAGTAGCTGA